In Mycoavidus cysteinexigens, a genomic segment contains:
- a CDS encoding addiction module antidote protein produces the protein MPFKTGDVGYIAHALGVVARAKGMNQIASQTGLSREQLYRSFSEQGNPTLKTTIKVMKALGIELTAYCQPHPHFQVDGVGQAWD, from the coding sequence ATTCCATTCAAGACCGGTGATGTTGGATATATTGCACATGCGCTAGGTGTTGTTGCTCGAGCTAAAGGGATGAACCAAATTGCGAGCCAAACAGGGCTTTCCAGAGAGCAACTTTATCGCTCTTTTAGTGAGCAGGGCAACCCTACCTTGAAAACAACCATAAAGGTCATGAAAGCGCTCGGTATCGAACTAACAGCCTATTGCCAACCTCACCCGCATTTTCAGGTTGACGGTGTTGGGCAGGCTTGGGATTAG